The Pelmatolapia mariae isolate MD_Pm_ZW linkage group LG10_11, Pm_UMD_F_2, whole genome shotgun sequence genome includes a region encoding these proteins:
- the LOC134635660 gene encoding peptide YY-like encodes MPLSILALCLLVCIHSGINAYPAKPASPRQGAPPEELAKYYSALRHYINLITRQRYGKRDSPDTVFSDVLVRESTESVPGSSYIRYDGLPLW; translated from the exons ATGCCGCTGAGTATTCTGGCTCTCTGCCTGCTGGTTTGTATTCACTCTGGCATAAATGCATACCCAGCCAAACCTGCCAGTCCACGGCAAGGCGCGCCACCTGAGGAGCTTGCCAAATATTATTCTGCACTAAGACACTACATCAACCTCATAACAAGACAGAG GTATGGGAAACGAGACAGTCCTGATACTGTATTTTCTGATGTGCTAGTGAGGGAGAGCACAGAAAGTGTTCCAGGATCCAGCTATATCAG GTATGATGGGCTGCCATTATGGTGA
- the pals2a gene encoding MAGUK p55 subfamily member 6a isoform X1, producing the protein MTVANAKSGSAMQQVLENLRDMPSGTGAKDIDLIFLRGIMESPIVRSLAKAHERLEEVALQAVRDDNVQLVTEILDALNNLTDKDSAAAELVRILQEPHFKCLIEAHDKVAAKCYETSQTAVNSNSMMTSSLMPADAVRMIGIQKKAGEPLGVTFRVVRGEMVIARILHGSSIDRQGMLHTGDIIREVNGREVGSDPHELQELLRDCSGSITLKVLPSYKDTPAPPQVYVKSHFNYNPATDNLIPCKEAGLAFSRGDVLHVVNKEDPNWWQARKVVGGATGLIPSQVLEEKRKAFVRRDWDTSGTGMLCGTLTGKKKKKKMMYLTTKNAEFDRYELQTYEEVARMPPFQRKTLVLIGAQGVGRRSLKNRLIVVNPLRYGTTVPFTSRRPREEEKDGQNYCFVTREEMEKDIKESRYLEHGEYDGNLYGTKIDSIHEVVAAGRTCILDVNPQALKVLKTAEFMPFVVFIAAPELDTLRAMHKAVVDAGLTTKLLTENDLKKTVDESARIRRAYSHYFDLTIVNDNLDKAFDKLQEAVEQLIIEPQWVPVSWVY; encoded by the exons ATGACTGTGGCCAACGCAAAGTCTGGCTCAG CCATGCAACAGGTGCTGGAGAACCTGAGAGACATGCCATCAGGTACAGGAGCTAAAGATATTGACCTCATCTTCCTCAGAGGGATCATGGAGAGCCCCATCGTCCGTTCCCTTGCTAAG GCACATGAGCGTCTGGAGGAAGTTGCGTTACAAGCCGTGCGGGATGATAATGTTCAGCTTGTCACTGAGATCTTGGATGCCCTTAACAATCTGACAGATAAGgattctgctgctgctgagcttGTCAGGATCCTGCAGGAGCCACACTTCAAG TGTTTGATAGAAGCTCATGACAAAGTGGCTGCAAAGTGCTATGAAACATCGCAGACTGCAGTTAACAGTAATTCCATGATGACCAGTTCACTGATGCCAGCTGATGCTGTCAGGATGATTGGCATCCAGAAGAAAGCTGGGGAACCACTG GGGGTGACATTCCGCGTGGTGCGAGGAGAGATGGTGATAGCCCGGATCCTGCACGGAAGCTCAATTGACAGGCAAGGCATGCTGCACACAGGGGACATAATCCGAGAGGTGAATGGTCGAGAGGTCGGCAGCGACCCCCATGAGCTCCAGGAGCTGCTGAGGGACTGCAGCGGGAGTATTACACTCAAGGTCCTGCCAAGCTACAAAGACACACCAGCACCTCCGCAG GTTTATGTGAAGTCACACTTCAACTACAACCCAGCCACAGATAACCTGATTCCTTGTAAAGAGGCGGGTCTGGCCTTCTCCAGAGGAGATGTGCTTCATGTAGTCAACAAGGAAGACCCCAATTGGTGGCAG GCACGGAAAGTTGTTGGTGGAGCCACTGGCCTCATCCCTAGTCAGGTCTTGGAGGAGAAGAGAAAAGCCTTTGTGAGGAGAGACTGGGACACTTCGGGTACAG GGATGCTCTGTGGGACTCTGActggcaagaaaaaaaagaaaaaaatgatgtaCCTCACTACCAAGAATGCAG AGTTTGATCGTTATGAGCTGCAGACCTATGAAGAGGTAGCCAGGATGCCCCCGTTCCAAAGGAAAACGCTGGTTCTGATTGGAGCTCAGGGAGTTGGGAGGCGGAGCCTAAAGAACAGGCTTATTGTTGTGAATCCCCTGAGATATGGAACCACTGTCCCAT TTACGTCACGCCGTCCcagagaagaggagaaagatGGGCAAAACTACTGTTTTGTTACACGGGAAGAGATGGAGAAGGACATCAAAGAGAGCCGCTATCTGGAGCATGGCGAGTACGATGGCAACCTTTATGGAACCAAGATCGACTCAATCCATGAAGTGGTGGCTGCCGGCCGTACCTGTATCCTAGATGTTAACCCTCAG GCCCTGAAAGTGTTGAAGACTGCTGAGTTTATGCCGTTTGTGGTATTTATTGCTGCTCCTGAATTGGACACACTAAGAGCTATGCACAAAGCTGTGGTAGATGCTGGACTTACAACCAAACTACTCACG GAGAATGATTTAAAGAAGACTGTAGACGAGAGCGCCAGGATCCGCCGGGCATACAGCCACTACTTTGACCTGACTATTGTTAATGACAATCTGGACAAAGCCTTTGACAAGCTCCAGGAAGCAGTGGAGCAATTAATCATAGAGCCACAGTGGGTTCCAGTCAGCTGGGTCTACTGA
- the pals2a gene encoding MAGUK p55 subfamily member 6a isoform X2 — MQQVLENLRDMPSGTGAKDIDLIFLRGIMESPIVRSLAKAHERLEEVALQAVRDDNVQLVTEILDALNNLTDKDSAAAELVRILQEPHFKCLIEAHDKVAAKCYETSQTAVNSNSMMTSSLMPADAVRMIGIQKKAGEPLGVTFRVVRGEMVIARILHGSSIDRQGMLHTGDIIREVNGREVGSDPHELQELLRDCSGSITLKVLPSYKDTPAPPQVYVKSHFNYNPATDNLIPCKEAGLAFSRGDVLHVVNKEDPNWWQARKVVGGATGLIPSQVLEEKRKAFVRRDWDTSGTGMLCGTLTGKKKKKKMMYLTTKNAEFDRYELQTYEEVARMPPFQRKTLVLIGAQGVGRRSLKNRLIVVNPLRYGTTVPFTSRRPREEEKDGQNYCFVTREEMEKDIKESRYLEHGEYDGNLYGTKIDSIHEVVAAGRTCILDVNPQALKVLKTAEFMPFVVFIAAPELDTLRAMHKAVVDAGLTTKLLTENDLKKTVDESARIRRAYSHYFDLTIVNDNLDKAFDKLQEAVEQLIIEPQWVPVSWVY; from the exons ATGCAACAGGTGCTGGAGAACCTGAGAGACATGCCATCAGGTACAGGAGCTAAAGATATTGACCTCATCTTCCTCAGAGGGATCATGGAGAGCCCCATCGTCCGTTCCCTTGCTAAG GCACATGAGCGTCTGGAGGAAGTTGCGTTACAAGCCGTGCGGGATGATAATGTTCAGCTTGTCACTGAGATCTTGGATGCCCTTAACAATCTGACAGATAAGgattctgctgctgctgagcttGTCAGGATCCTGCAGGAGCCACACTTCAAG TGTTTGATAGAAGCTCATGACAAAGTGGCTGCAAAGTGCTATGAAACATCGCAGACTGCAGTTAACAGTAATTCCATGATGACCAGTTCACTGATGCCAGCTGATGCTGTCAGGATGATTGGCATCCAGAAGAAAGCTGGGGAACCACTG GGGGTGACATTCCGCGTGGTGCGAGGAGAGATGGTGATAGCCCGGATCCTGCACGGAAGCTCAATTGACAGGCAAGGCATGCTGCACACAGGGGACATAATCCGAGAGGTGAATGGTCGAGAGGTCGGCAGCGACCCCCATGAGCTCCAGGAGCTGCTGAGGGACTGCAGCGGGAGTATTACACTCAAGGTCCTGCCAAGCTACAAAGACACACCAGCACCTCCGCAG GTTTATGTGAAGTCACACTTCAACTACAACCCAGCCACAGATAACCTGATTCCTTGTAAAGAGGCGGGTCTGGCCTTCTCCAGAGGAGATGTGCTTCATGTAGTCAACAAGGAAGACCCCAATTGGTGGCAG GCACGGAAAGTTGTTGGTGGAGCCACTGGCCTCATCCCTAGTCAGGTCTTGGAGGAGAAGAGAAAAGCCTTTGTGAGGAGAGACTGGGACACTTCGGGTACAG GGATGCTCTGTGGGACTCTGActggcaagaaaaaaaagaaaaaaatgatgtaCCTCACTACCAAGAATGCAG AGTTTGATCGTTATGAGCTGCAGACCTATGAAGAGGTAGCCAGGATGCCCCCGTTCCAAAGGAAAACGCTGGTTCTGATTGGAGCTCAGGGAGTTGGGAGGCGGAGCCTAAAGAACAGGCTTATTGTTGTGAATCCCCTGAGATATGGAACCACTGTCCCAT TTACGTCACGCCGTCCcagagaagaggagaaagatGGGCAAAACTACTGTTTTGTTACACGGGAAGAGATGGAGAAGGACATCAAAGAGAGCCGCTATCTGGAGCATGGCGAGTACGATGGCAACCTTTATGGAACCAAGATCGACTCAATCCATGAAGTGGTGGCTGCCGGCCGTACCTGTATCCTAGATGTTAACCCTCAG GCCCTGAAAGTGTTGAAGACTGCTGAGTTTATGCCGTTTGTGGTATTTATTGCTGCTCCTGAATTGGACACACTAAGAGCTATGCACAAAGCTGTGGTAGATGCTGGACTTACAACCAAACTACTCACG GAGAATGATTTAAAGAAGACTGTAGACGAGAGCGCCAGGATCCGCCGGGCATACAGCCACTACTTTGACCTGACTATTGTTAATGACAATCTGGACAAAGCCTTTGACAAGCTCCAGGAAGCAGTGGAGCAATTAATCATAGAGCCACAGTGGGTTCCAGTCAGCTGGGTCTACTGA
- the malsu1 gene encoding mitochondrial assembly of ribosomal large subunit protein 1, with protein sequence MQVKIMNLLCHSRKVLSSVLRSSVLLKRTEAFGSVCSISKARCISLSVPQHFTANLTSCQHSHHTASFTGHFDIKRCYSESEESRNSESNGVIEDDSHELDANSSENSSLSRRSLETFSLDVLVSLLRQENAVDLCVIKVPEQIKYAEYFIVVSGVSPRHLRAMALYAIKVYKFLKKDGDPNVKIEGKDAEDWMCIDFGNMVVHFMLPETREVYELEKLWTLRSYDEQLKSIPTETLPEDFIFDVEVTK encoded by the exons ATGCAGGTGAAGATCATGAATTTACTCTGTCACTCGCGGAAAGTGCTGTCCTCGGTGTTGAGAAGTAGTGTTTTACTAAAGAGAACAGAGGCTTTTGGAAGCGTTTGTTCAATCTCCAAAGCTCGGTGCATTAGCCTGTCTGTGCCTCAACATTTTACAGCAAATCTGACCTCATGTCAACACTCGCATCACACAGCGTCCTTCACCGGGCACTTTGACATAAAAAGATGTTATTCGGAAAGCGAAGAGAGCCGAAATTCAGAGAGTAATGGCGTGATTGAAGATGATTCACATGAGCTGGACGCTAATAGCAGCGAAAACAGCTCCCTAAGTCGCA GATCCTTGGAGACTTTCAGTCTTGATGTGCTGGTGTCTCTTCTGCGTCAGGAAAATGCAGTGGACCTCTGTGTGATTAAAGTACCAGAGCAAATCAAATACGCTGAGTACTTCATTGTCGTCAGCGGTGTGTCACCAAGGCACTTGCGCGCAATGGCACTTTATGCCATTAAAGTG TACAAGTTTCTGAAGAAAGATGGAGATCCAAATGTCAAGATTGAAGGGAAAGATGCAGAAGATTGGATGTGTATTGACTTTG GTAATATGGTTGTTCATTTCATGCTGCCAGAGACTAGAGAAGTGTATGAACTCGAAAAACTTTGGACTCTCCGCAGCTACGATGAGCAGCTGAAGAGCATCCCAACTGAGACACTTCCAGAGGATTTCATATTTGATGTTGAAGTTACAAAGTGA